In Haematobia irritans isolate KBUSLIRL chromosome 1, ASM5000362v1, whole genome shotgun sequence, a genomic segment contains:
- the LOC142222665 gene encoding uncharacterized protein LOC142222665 isoform X2 — MATVDDQFSKKIIFSDEAHFHLSGFVNKQNENPRVIVEKPMHPQRVTVWCGLWACGIIGPYFFQNEAGQAVTVNGVRYREMITNFLGPELEDMDVDDMWFQQDGATCHTANATMVLLRNKFNGRVISRNGDVKWPPRSCDLTPLDFFLWGYLKEKVYVDKPATIQEQKDDIIPASISRLSCSLHPN, encoded by the exons atggcaacagtggatgatcaattttcaaagaaaatcatcttcagtgatgaggcacattttcacctcagtggattcgtcaataaacagaatgagaatccaagagtgattgtcgaaaaaccaatgcacccacaaagagtgactgtttggtgcggtttatgggcttgcGGCattatcgggccgtatttttttcaaaatgaggccggtcaggcagttactgtgaatggtgttcgctatcgtgagatgataacgaactttttagggcccgaattggaagatatggatgtggacgatatgtggtttcagcaggacggtgccacttgccacacagctaacgcaaCAATggttcttttgcgcaacaaattcaatggccgtgttatctcacgtaatggcgatgtcaaatggcctccaagatcatgtgatttgacaccgttggacttttttctttggggttatttgaaagaaaaggtgtacgttgacaagccagcaacaattcaagagcaaaAGGATGATataatccctgccagcatttcaag ATTAAGTTGTTCGCTTCATCCAAACTAA
- the LOC142222664 gene encoding uncharacterized protein LOC142222664, translated as MVTERCLDGCFKGKNWKDVSGIFPGNYVTPLRARDQQQLMHSWKLIPPANCATISSHMQMSNHTFSGNPTLQQQSNYSSSMRHDLENINARLTLANLTPPQALPPDLPPHHMGASTGNSNILQQNLSSKETRIKKPSKRSQQLQVVFHPHHHHRHQHHPLRRDWKKLLNAHKIKIKLARGSNSGCFSIPQQTQVNLRSSNTNNHKAEHNNSHQQLLQCMLGPALVPVKFCKTPPMIATVFIMKIKMNHL; from the exons ATGGTAACTGAAAGATGTTTGGATGGCTGTTTTAAAGGCAAGAATTGGAAAGATGTGAGTGGAATATTTCCGGGAAACTATGTGACACCCTTAAGAGCCAGGGATCAACAGCAACTAATGCATAGTTGGAAGTTAATTCCACCTGCAAATTGTGCCACCATATCGAGCCATATGCAGATGAGTAATCACACATTTAGCGGTAATCCAACACTACAACAACAATCAAATTATTCATCTTCAATGCGTCACGATTTGGAGAATATAAACGCCCGTCTTACCTTGGCAAATTTAACACCTCCCCAAGCATTGCCGCCTGATCTACCACCACATCATATGGGGGCAAGCACTGGAAATTCAAACATTCTACAACAAAATTTGTCTTCAAAGGAAACACGGATAAAGAAGccctcaaagagaagccaacaactaCAGGTTGTatttcatcctcatcatcatcatcgacaTCAACATCATCCGCTTCGGCGGGAttggaaaaaacttttaaaCGCACATAAAATCAAGATCAAACTCGCCAGGGGCAGCAATAGTGGCTGCTTCAGCATTCCACAGCAAACACAAGTAAACCTACGCAGCAGCAACACCAACAATCACAAAGCGGAACACAACAACTCACATCAACAATTACTCCAGTGCATGTTAG GTCCGGCTCTTGTCCcagtcaaattttgcaaaacacccCCAATGATCGCAACCGTattcataatgaaaataaagatGAATCATCTATAG
- the LOC142222666 gene encoding uncharacterized protein LOC142222666 encodes MFGSNMYESIYLDFGRSVPQCMRLKCWSIESWCGRKFSHQLCTGSLNALLNNGSALNIMQSTNRHSAEILSVPNDFEPEMGPSTSMATGQTTAAQEQQHHLSAANISQNTSPQQNQSQ; translated from the exons ATGTTTGGTTCAAACATGTATGAAAGTATTTATTTGGATTTCG GTAGGTCTGTTCCCCAATGTATGCGGTTAAAATGTTGGTCAATTGAAAGTTGGTGTGGAAGGAAATTTTCCCATCAATTATGTACAG GTTCACTAAATGCTTTATTAAATAATGGCAGTGCCTTAAATATTATGCAAAGCACAAATCGACATTCAGCTGAAATCTTAAGTGTTCCAAATGACTTTGAACCCGAAATGGGACCAAGTACTTCAATGGCTACAGGTCAAACTACAGCAGCCCAAGAGCAACAACATCATTTATCAGCTGCTAACATTAGTCAAAACACTTCGCCGCAACAAAATCAATCTCAGTAG